A stretch of DNA from Actinomycetota bacterium:
AGGGTCTCCTGCGACGGTTGTGTCCCGCGGTAGACGCGATATGCCGTAACCGCGCCGCTCGGCGGCGTCCACGTGAGCAGGACCTGGGAGTCCCCGACCGATGCGGAAAGCACAGGGTTTCCCGGCGGTGGGGGCGGCGGTGGGGGTGGTGCTTGCGGCGTCGCACTCACCTCGTTGCTCGGGCCCGACTCTGCCTCTGGGTTGAACGCAGTCACGACGTAGTAGTACGTCGTGCCGTTGACGAGCCCGACATCGAGGAATTGAATCGTATCTCCGGGTACGGTCGAGATCGGAAGTTCTGACCCCGGTATGGTGCTGCGCCAGATTCGGTAACCGGAAGCGCCGGCGGATGGTGTCCAGGTGAGTTGCGCTTGACCATCTCCTGAGGACGCGGAGAGAACGACGGGCGGTGGAGGCGGTGGAGGAGTTACCGCCTCACCGAAGACATTCAGTTCCGCAGCCGACGCATGCGGGCTTGCCACGATGTCCGAGAGCGCGACAAGGCGTACGAAGCGCCCCGTCTTGCCGGTCAGCGCGATCGCGTCCTTCTCCGTGAAGTCGGCCGCGAAGGCGCCTGCGAGAACCGGGGATCCCCAGCTGGCACCGTCCGTAGACACATAGAACGCGTAGTCCTTGATCGTCCCGAATCGCTGGAAGCTATCTTGGCGTGGGAGATATCGGAAACCAAAGACGTCGTAGGTGCCGCCGAGATCCAGCACGATTTCGTGCGGATGCGGCGGTTGTGCGAGCACCCATTGAGTGAGCCAGAATGTCGCCGGGTTTCCGTCAATCGCAAAGATTCCGAAGCCTTGGCCGGGATAGGCCGGATCGGTTTCTTCGCTGTCGACACGGACGATCCGGAACTGCGATTGCGGGATGAGAGGCACAGTTGGCGGTGGGGGCGGCGGTGGAGGCGGCGGTATGCCACCTTCGCCGGTGATCGTGAGGGACGGACTTTGCGCCGCGGCATGGACCGCTTGGATCGTGTGTGTTCCCGCCGGGATGTCATTCGCGTCGAGCGCCTCACCGAAGAACCCGCCGACACCAGAGGTGAACGTCTTCCAGGGTTGGCCGTCGAGCAGCAGGTTAACAAGTTCCCCTTCGACGGGTGTCCCTTGGTCTGAGGTCAGGAAGCCCCAGATGCCCCAGTGGAGCGCGAAGATGTCCGTTTCTGCCTCGAGTTCGAGGCGCCGAGTTGCTGTCACAAAACGGCTATCTACGAATCGCTCCGGGCCCGTTGGAGCCACGTCGTTGTCGATGAGCTGCCCCTGCGAGTCCGTGGCGATGCTGGGGTTCGACCCTCGGCAGATGTTCCGCTGGATGATAGCGCCCTCGCTCTTGCCCGTCGCCCGGATGGATACGCTGCCCCAAGGGGACGTGAAACCCGGCTCCGGTTTCACGACGTTATAGCGGGCAATTGTACGAAGGATTTGGGATGCGGAATACCCTTCCCCGATGATGATCTGGCTCGCGCGGTTCCCCTCGATGAGGATGTCCCGCGGTGGCGTGTTCAGACCTTCGGGGAGAGGCACCACGTGTTGGTAACTCGCGACGACGATCTGGCCGAGCGATCTGTTTCCACGGCATACGTCGTCCGTGATCGACATGTTGAAGTCCCA
This window harbors:
- a CDS encoding discoidin domain-containing protein; protein product: MTDFGALGVGNDTQVCVAAFRDLQQRRGTLVIPPGVFLIDCNTIHQRNLQKGTLFGSPDEALYDCVVVGAGPTQSVFKWNGVFGPDRIKTGQIGVYDEDPTYLMDFSGAQRTVFMNFGLDMSAATGHPTNPTFGETLVPRAVFMVSGWNFTNNRDQKLTCFNMHIVGGVATVVGEAYYPYWGFFASNNPSGVKFVKCSTDRRAFGGGDINLGAHSDRGLVLLCDMIGRITTITGGGNPGGHANRVIGSVTRDWDFNMSITDDVCRGNRSLGQIVVASYQHVVPLPEGLNTPPRDILIEGNRASQIIIGEGYSASQILRTIARYNVVKPEPGFTSPWGSVSIRATGKSEGAIIQRNICRGSNPSIATDSQGQLIDNDVAPTGPERFVDSRFVTATRRLELEAETDIFALHWGIWGFLTSDQGTPVEGELVNLLLDGQPWKTFTSGVGGFFGEALDANDIPAGTHTIQAVHAAAQSPSLTITGEGGIPPPPPPPPPPTVPLIPQSQFRIVRVDSEETDPAYPGQGFGIFAIDGNPATFWLTQWVLAQPPHPHEIVLDLGGTYDVFGFRYLPRQDSFQRFGTIKDYAFYVSTDGASWGSPVLAGAFAADFTEKDAIALTGKTGRFVRLVALSDIVASPHASAAELNVFGEAVTPPPPPPPVVLSASSGDGQAQLTWTPSAGASGYRIWRSTIPGSELPISTVPGDTIQFLDVGLVNGTTYYYVVTAFNPEAESGPSNEVSATPQAPPPPPPPPPGNPVLSASVGDSQVLLTWTPPSGAVTAYRVYRGTQPSQETLLTTVFETSYRDLGLTNDVTYYYIVTAFNDAGEGSPSNEISATPKADLPPPPPPELDFISALLLGGGFLASFGFIIGALLAPKP